A single window of Pyrus communis chromosome 10, drPyrComm1.1, whole genome shotgun sequence DNA harbors:
- the LOC137746762 gene encoding calcium-dependent protein kinase 1-like, with translation MGNTCVGPSISKNAFFQSVSAVMWPNRSPDDSVHTNGEAVTETSSPKEPESPMPVLDKPPEQVTIPKPETEPKQSAKPKKLPQMKRVPSAGLAGSVLQTKTGKLKEFYSLGRKLGQGQFGITFLCVEKATGKEYACKSIAKRKLITDEDVEDVRREIQIMHHLAGHPNVISIKGAYEDAVAVHVVMELCAGGELFDRIIQRGHYTERKAAELTRTIVGVVEACHSLGVMHRDLKPENFLFVSQDEDALLKTIDFGLSIFLKPGVKFTDVVGSPYYVAPEVLRKRYGPEADVWSAGVILYILLSGVPPFWAEGEQGIFEQVLHGDLDFESDPWPSISDGAKDLVRRMLVRDPKRRLTAHEVLCHPWVQVDGVAPDKALDSAVLSRLKQFSAMNKLKKMALRVIAERLSEEEIAGLKEMFKMIDTDNSGQITFDELKAGLKRFGATLEESEIYDLMQAADVDNSGTIDYGEFVAATLHLNKIEREDHLFSAFSYFDKDGSGYITADELQVACEEFGIEDVRLEEMIREVDQDNDGRIDYNEFVAMMQKGNFYGPGKKGLQSSFSIAFR, from the exons ATGGGAAATACTTGTGTTGGACCAAGCATTTCCAAGAACGCTTTCTTCCAATCAGTTTCAGCTGTAATGTGGCCAAACCGGTCGCCCGATGACTCAGTTCACACAAACGGAGAAGCTGTCACTGAGACATCATCACCTAAGGAACCTGAGTCACCTATGCCAGTACTAGACAAACCACCAGAGCAAGTGACAATACCAAAACCAGAAACTGAGCCAAAACAATCTGCCAAACCCAAGAAGCTACCGCAGATGAAGAGGGTCCCTAGTGCAGGACTTGCCGGTTCAGTGTTACAAACAAAAACCGGAAAGTTAAAGGAGTTTTACAGTTTGGGGAGGAAACTAGGACAAGGGCAGTTTGGAATTACGTTTCTGTGTGTGGAGAAGGCGACAGGGAAAGAGTATGCGTGCAAATCGATTGCAAAAAGGAAGTTAATAACTGATGAGGATGTGGAGGATGTGAGGAGGGAAATTCAGATCATGCACCATTTGGCAGGGCACCCAAATGTTATATCTATTAAGGGAGCTTATGAGGATGCTGTAGCTGTTCATGTTGTAATGGAATTATGTGCAGGAGGTGAGCTCTTTGATAGGATTATCCAGCGTGGGCATTATACAGAAAGAAAGGCAGCTGAGCTAACTAGGACTATAGTTGGAGTTGTCGAAGCTTGCCATTCATTGGGAGTTATGCATCGAGACCTTAAGCCGGagaattttctttttgtcaGTCAGGATGAGGATGCACTTCTGAAAACTATTGATTTTGGATTATCTATTTTCTTGAAGCCAG GAGTAAAATTTACTGATGTGGTTGGAAGTCCATATTATGTTGCACCCGAAGTGTTACGCAAGCGTTATGGTCCAGAAGCAGATGTCTGGAGTGCAGGAGTAATCCTTTACATTCTGTTAAGTGGGGTACCTCCATTTTGGGCTG AAGGTGAGCAGGGAATATTTGAACAGGTCCTGCATGGTGACTTAGATTTTGAATCAGACCCTTGGCCTAGTATTTCTGATGGTGCCAAAGATTTAGTGAGGAGAATGCTTGTCCGAGACCCTAAAAGGCGGCTGACAGCACATGAAGTTTTGT GCCACCCCTGGGTGCAAGTTGATGGTGTGGCTCCCGATAAGGCTCTTGATTCTGCAGTTCTAAGTCGCTTAAAACAATTTTCAGCTATGAACAAGCTCAAGAAAATGGCTCTCAGA GTAATTGCAGAGAGGTTGTCTGAAGAAGAAATAGCTGGCCTGAAAGAAATGTTCAAGATGATAGACACTGACAACAGTGGTCAAATCACTTTTGACGAACTCAAGGCCGGATTGAAAAGATTTGGAGCAACTCTGGAGGAGTCTGAAATTTATGATCTAATGCAAGCA GCAGATGTTGATAACAGTGGAACCATTGATTATGGGGAGTTCGTAGCTGCAACATTGCATCTGAACAAAATTGAGAGAGAAGATCATCTATTTTCAGCTTTCTCCTACTTTGATAAGGATGGAAGTGGTTATATTACTGCTGATGAGCTTCAAGTAGCTTGTGAGGAGTTTGGCATAGAGGATGTTCGCCTCGAAGAGATGATAAGAGAAGTTGATCAGGACAAT GATGGACGCATAGATTACAACGAGTTTGTAGCCATGATGCAAAAAGGAAATTTTTATGGCCCGGGTAAGAAGGGATTGCAAAGTAGCTTCAGCATTGCCTTTAGATAA